The Lathyrus oleraceus cultivar Zhongwan6 chromosome 5, CAAS_Psat_ZW6_1.0, whole genome shotgun sequence genome includes the window ATCATGGTTCAAATAGTTATTCATCAACATAATAAGATGTCTAGTAAATAAACATGCTTAGATCTAAGACCACCACTTATCATTGAGCTCAAATATGATAAAAATATAATTCATAAAACTCTAATTTATTGTATTATATGCCTTTTGAAAATCCATCTTAAAAAACACGATTTCTTAGTTTTTTCATTCCAAATCAACCAACCCATTCGTAACCAGCACCCCATAAACTGAAAAACTCCCTTTAAAAAACACCAATTGATTAGAGGAAATTAGATTATATATAACCTCAGTACGTGTGACCGCCAGAACTTTTACAATAAATTTGTAAAGGGATCCCACCACAGAGATATGACGAAAATCACGCAGGTGGGAAAGTGGCTCAACATTTGGAATCAAGGTAATAAAGTAAGAGGAGTAACTACGGGAATAGATGCCAAGCAATGGAATTGGCCAAATATAAAACCAAAATCATCCCTAAGGAGATGCCAAATTATCCTAAAAGAAGATAAATTGAAACCATCATGATCATGACTTTAGTGATGAACAACAATGAAGAAAGGATAACATTATCATTTAGTGAAAGTGACCTGAAAAAACTGTGCCCAAATAAGGGCGATTTCCAAAAAAAAGTTGAGAAAAATAACTAGCAACCTTGACGAATCTCAATCACTCCTTCTACCTAACCATCACTGATCTAATGAACTTGAATATAATTCCTCATACTCTTATTTTTCATATAGGCATGAAAAAAACAAGTGTTAGCATTCCTTCCTTAAGTCACTTGATCTTGGATCTACGTAAGAACCTTTGATCCTTAGCAATGACAAAATATCTGAATGACCTCATCCTAGCAAAAATCTCCACTTGGTAGGGGACATCCAAATAAGCTTTGGATTCCAAAGAGCTAACAACCTCCCTAAGGGCATTAAATTGAAAGTCTAAATTACCGAAAGCATGCTTATTTCAAACATTTAACACATCTTTAATTAGCACACATAATAGTGAAAACAATGATTACAACTATTAGAAAACACTCCCCTCCTATATTAACAAAACTCCTCTTCTCGTATTTGTTACAACTTGACCCTTTCAGTTCATAAAAATAAGTTCCGTTTATAGACATATAATGATTAAACTAATCAcataaatttatttaattaaataattatacATATTTTGCAGAAATACAAATTCAACAAATACACATAACAAACTTAATAAACAATGAGTCCACATCataataattattataaatatAACTTAATTATTATCTCTTGTTTAATTTGCAGAAGGTCTACTCAACTTAAAAACAACTTTATTTTCACATCACTAAACTTCAGTAGTGATTTTCAGGTTTCAGCATTCTTCTTCATCATGCTAACACAACTATGCACTCTGATCATTGGCTGcaaataattaataaaatttgaaaataagtCATACTTAATTTAATTAACTATTGATGGAAAATATAATCTGTCATAACTAACTAATTAATTTAATTTCTCACCAATATGATTTAGTAGTAATTTTCGGCTCCCAGTTGTAAGACTATTCTTTTTTATCCAAGGGTATCTTGCATGGAAACTTACCCAATCAACACCCTTTTGGTCATTCAATGTCTCATCTAAATTAACAacaattaaattaaaaaaattagGTGTCTATTgcaaaattaaataaaattttataaaagACATGTAAAATTATGGTATCATCTTTCTTACCAATTTTTGAAAATTTCGAGGAATCTACGTCTTTTTCATCATCAAGTTTCTCATCTGAATGAACAACAAATAAGAAGATATAtgagaaaaataaaagaaaataaaaatataataaaattttaataaataaaaaatgtgTAAAATTATGGTATCATCAGTTTTACCAATTTTTGAAGCTTTCACAGAATCCACACCGTTTTGGTTATCGTCAAATTTCTCGTCTTAATtagaaacaaataaaaaaatataagtgaaaaataaatgagaataaaaaatttaataaaatttaGATAAATAAAAAAGTGTGTAAATTTACGATACCATCATTCTTACCAATTTTTGGAACATTCACCGACTCTACCGAATCAATGCTTTTTTGATTATCATCAAATTTCTCatctaaataaaataaaataaaaaatataaaagaaaaataaatgaaaataaaaaattaaaattaaaaatataataaaattagaataaataaaaaagtGTGTCAAATTTTGATATCATCCTTACCAATTTTTGGAGCCTTTACCAAATCCACAGAATCTACTATCTTTTCATCTTTCTCGTCTTAATTAACAACAAATAATAAGAtatgaaagaaaaataaataagaataaaaaattcaaatttaaattataataatttttaaattaaaaaaacataaaattaTGATATCCTCCCTCTTACCAATTTTTGAAACATCCATGGAATCCACGCCCTTTTCTTCATCAAATTTCTTGTCTTAATTAACACAAATAAGAAATATAAGAAGAAAATAAGAATAaaaatttgaaataaataaaaaagtataAAATTATGTATCATCCTTCTTACCAATTTTTTGAGCACTTAGAGAATCCTCGCCCTTTTGGTCATTCAATGCCTCATCTAAATTAGCTACAAAtaattgaaaataaataaataatagaCATATTTAATTTGTATATAAATCATTTTGGAAAATTATTTTCAAATGACTCACCATTAATTTCAGGGTAAGTGGGGGACTCAGGCGGCATTTCATAAGCAGCTGTATTTAAATAGTATAAAATTCATTTTAGCTTGAGAAATAtcattaaaatatatatacaGTATAAAAGAAATATAGATTTAGTTTAAAAAATAAATCGCCTATATAATTTATTTCAACAAAATTGACTTATAAAAATGTGAAATGAAACTCTATAAATTATTTGTAATTTAAGTTTTTACCTATACATCCTCAGGTATATTTTTAATACCATATTAGAATTATACTTTAGTCTAATTCATCAATATAAAAAACTTATAAGGTAAAACGTGTCGATTTATATAAATCATTTATGAATCTTATctttaattaatataatttatgttttttttaataatttgTATTATTTAAAATTTATACAAATTAAATTATATTCAATTACATTTAAATATTTATCATTGAAAATATTATTGGGTTTTGGAATATTTTGAAAAGAAATGTTCAAATCAAAATTCATACAAACTAAAATCacaaataattttaaaaatattaaaagctacacagtttttttttaaaataaatatttaaaaatatttaatattattttaaaaaatctaATATTTGAATGAATTGgaatattattttaatttatattagtttggatattatttaaatataaatttaagTTCGTGTgaatttaagaaaatattaatattCATTAGTTTTAGGAAGATAATAAATCAATCATTTTGACTCGACAGAATCATTAATTTTATACGTATTCATGGttaattcatttattttaaattatataaatttaaataatttaaattaaaaataataataattcataAAAATCACACCactttaaaaataaataaaaataaattaaactTTAATGTTTTTTTTGTGTGTAAGCAAGagatatataaatataatatatacTCTAACTCGATTCAAAAGATCAGACAAATTTAAAAACAGAAAGACTTTTAAATCAATAAATTAAAAGTCAATATGACCATATCATCTAAAATTGTAAAATAATTTTAGTGATAATTCAAAATAAAAGAATTctattaaaatatatatatattttttttaatttcaccCTACATGACACTGACAATAAAATATTAACACTTGATTTTAAAACTTTATCAACTACTCAATTAAAAAGAGTCAATTTATGTTGTAAGGAGAAGTATTGCACTTACCAGTTTTTGGAGATTTCACAAAATCCAAAACCTTTTGGTTATCAAATTTTTCATCTGAAGTAACAACAAGTAAGAAAGTGAAAAAGGTTAAAAGTTTGAAATGGAgaaatataatttataaaaaaataaaaaaatatagtaTATAATACATTAGTTAATCGGTAATGTGAGAACTAATTAATAGGTTGCTAAGATTGAAAAAGTTGCCGTGTTAAAAAAAGgaatatattaaaaataaattttatggTGCAATGAAATGATAGAAATAGACCTGGTTTAATTCAAAGATTTTTTATATTGATATGGATatttgaaaaagaaaatgataTGTGTATCTAATTTGAATATAAACAGAGtcaatatatattttttaaaatattgtCAACTATTCATAAATTGCaatataattttaaattttaagtAATCATAATAACTAACTTAGAAATATTCTAGTTTTATTATGATTTCAAAATAAATTTACAATGACTCACCATTAATGTCAGAATAACTAGTGTGCTCAAGAGGCATTTCATAAGCAACTGCATTTAGATCAAAGAAATTAATAAATAGAATAAAAATTCACtttatttatatttataaattaatataaacaaattaataaaattaataaatcATTAGTAACTACTCAACTAGTATTTAAgaaaattaatataatattttgAAAAGGTGGATTAGATAATTCAACTGGTATATATTAGTTTAATTAAATGGATAGAATATAGTTTAAATAAGTTATTgatatttataaattaaattcttttttttaaacaataatatttttaaaaattattgTACAATCTCCCTTACCATTTTTTGGAGCCTTCACGTAATCCACATCCTTACTATGTTCTTCAATCACTTCATCTGAAATAACAACAAATAGTtgatttattatttttataaaatttaagtaatcataactaacttaaatatattatataaaaaCATAAAATACTTTATGATAAAATATGAAATATATTACATCAAAAGTTTATCAAGTTAAActtcttattttattttgaaaaaataaaaattattatgAAATTGGGGCTAGACGCTCGAGAAGAAAATACGATAAAATATTTGAATTTAAAaactatttaaatttaaaataaaaaaagttGTTTTCTGAATCAACTAAAATATAGAGACCAAAGTCATGActaaatcaaataaataaatagaaaatttaataaattaaataaatttactatttttctattttatatctttttaatttatattttctcttttattttaatttattttattttaagaATATACATCttatataaaataaaatagttATAACTTTAAAAACAAGTATAAATTTTAAACCAAACCTAAGTTAAAATTTCAAGCACAATATTATAAGAAAATTATACTAAAAATTGCAACTTATTGTGCTATCCTGCTTACCAGTTCTTGGAACCTTGATGTAATCCAAGCCCCCATCTGAATTTACAACAAATAGTTtataaaaattcaattttttttataaacaaTGCTAAATAAGAcaaaaaaatcttgaaattttaTGACTTAAAAAAACTCTATGTGTGAATAACTCACCATTAATCTCagcagaagaagaagaagtgtGCTCAAGAGGCATTTCATAAGCAACTGCATTTggataaaagaattcattaataAATAGTATTAAAACTTATTTAAGTTAGAAATTAATAAAACTTTTTTTGGTTATAACATTTtatcttttgtacaaatctttgGCCACAATAGAATTTGGGCTTTTTGATACAACTTTTTATAaaaggatttttttttaataataatatttcACAAAATTGTTATAGTAAGAAGTTTTTTCAAATTTgtttttataaaaataattttaaagAGTATTATTTTAGAAAAAGTATGTGAGCTTTTGTTTGATTTTAAAATCTTTAATAGttaatatatatgaattattCGATGTTAAATTTactcttttattttattaaaaataaaatcgACATAATACCTTGGAGTTAACTTTTAAAATTTGTAAGATTTGAATCTCTATTAAGTAAAATTTATAAGATTTTTAACTAAATGAATAAATATGCTAAGATCCAACTTTAGAAAAGtgataatttatttttaaatgagTAAAAATAAGTTAATATCTTTTATAAAAAATAGTTGATATTATACTCACTTATTATTACTAACATAGTATTTTCATAATTTACTAACTATAAGATCTAATTCAATAAAATATTGGGATGGTTAATTATAATGTATCTTCGTTATTTAATACCATATAAATTTAATTATTTGTTATCAATTTTTGGAGCCTTCTTGTAATCCATGCCCTTTTGGTTATTAAGTTCCTCGTCCGAATTAAAACAAGTTATTAACTCTTTCAATGATAAACGAGAGATTTTATCCTTCAAGTATCTTAAACTATTGGTGGAGGCCAACCATCGTGTTGAGTCTTCATAGGAACCTTTAGTTCTCCTACTTGCTAGACGGTCGAGCTCTTGAAGACATAAAAATGCAAGTTTGCGGCGTGAACGCGTGTTATTTTCGAATGTAGGTATCATTTCAAATCCTATTTTTTTCTTCTCATTCTTAAAAATATCTgtcaaagtttgaaagaaaaTAGTTAGGATTCAAAGAAGGTTTCTCTATATTAGGATCAATGAAGATTATAAGATATGTGGAGCTAAGTGGTATGACATTTACAAACCTAAGTTTTGAGGTGGTCTAGCCATCAGAGATTTCCACATCGTCAATATGACTCAATTGGCCAAATTGAGGTTGTAACTTAACTCGGGCGCTTATAATCTCTAGTGTGATATCTTATCTTTCATGTATGGTGTACTTCTAGCTACCTTCTTCTTATGGGGTATGTTAGTTGGCTTTCATTCCTCATTATTCTGATTGGTTTATGTCCAGTCTTAGTAAGAAATTTGAATCTGACTTTCTTACCTCTTCTAGGATGATCCTTAAGCAGAGCACATTCCTCTTAGAGTTAAATTTGCTAGACTCTTTAGTATCTCTAACTGATAGGCTTGGTTTGCTGGATAGGTTAAGGTGTTTGAAAATGAGATTTTAGCTTGGGATTCAAAATGGAAGAGATGTGTTTTTATTTACTAACAAGAAGTGGTTGTGAATCCTTTATTAGCCATTTAGGATACGAGTCTTTCCCATATTTCAGATAGATGGTTGTGGTGTCATTCAAATGGTGTTTTTTTTATGTACCATTAGCTAATTTAGCTCTCCTTAAGCGCAACCTTCCTAGTGAATCCTCGCCCATTCCTTTAGGATTGATTCTCCCTTTAATATGAGGTAGTTGGACACCTTATAAAGTGACTGTATTCTCCTGAAAACTTATTCAAGATAAGGTTCCTACTAAAGAGAACATGCATAACTGGATGACGATACTGGATCCGAAGGTATCTTATATGTAAATGGTCTATCGGGTCAATTTCTCATTTGTTTGTAACATGCGAGCTGGTTGAATCTGTGTGGGATAAGTTTTTTAAATGGTTGGGGTGGTGCTTAGTACTTCCTAAGAATCATGCATCTCTTTTTCAAGTGTTTAGGTCGTTGGGAGGTCTGTATAAAATTATGGATGATCTTTCTATGATTTGGAATTAGGTAGTGTGATCATTATGAAAATTCTAAAATGATACCGTTTTTGCAGTGTTTGGATTGTTCTTAAGTATCATGCATCTCTCCTTTTTTAGTGCGGTGTTTAGATTATTCTTACGATATAACAGCATTTACTATTTTAACTTTTATTATAGATGATAATTATATACCGCTTTATCTAGGGATTCAATTACCTTTTACTCGGTCTCTTCTAGttcttatattattattttttatttattttttatttgatatATCTTATTTTATCTTAGTCACTATTTATATTTTTGATGCTTTTAGATGCCTTTTATTTATAAATGTAATTttattttcattcaaataaaacaTGTGTATTTAATTTGAATATAAATACACTCAATATcaaattataattaaaatattaaaaaatatttatttacTTTACTTAAAAAAATTTGAACATAATACTTTTGCTTTAAAAATACGATCaataaaatgaaatttttatATGGTAGGGTATTCATAAATTGCAATAAAACTTTAAATTTTAACTAATCATAACTAACTTAAATGTGttatttataaaattatttatgATTGAAACTTTAAATTGATCTATACCAAAATTTTATCAAAAAGTTAAATAAAAAGTTTCACCAAGGCATACAAATCCAACACAAAGAGAATTTGGTCATCAAATTCTTCCCTATAATTTAAAGTTAATCTTATTACTtatttatgtttgaacaaatgtttattttaaaaacaaaaattaattaGAAATTCATTTACACATacaaaatattaataaataagTTAATGTTTCTTTAGAAAAATCCACTTTATTTAAACTGCAACATAATTTAAAGTCTAAATAATCATAAATAACTTTAAAATATAATACATAATATAATTTATGAATGGCATTTTAAATAGATATCTACTTTTAAAGTTGATTAATTTAAACTTTTTTTAATTAGAAAATCAAAACATTTAAAAGCTTACCATAAGTAGTGTCCTCAAGCGGCATTTCATAGGATACTGCATTTGAATAAATAGTATAAAATATTACTAGGTTAGAAATTAATAAAGGTTTTATTTTTTGAAAAGTTTTATGGATATATATcttatatatatttaaaaaattataaatcTGATCATTAATATAAATCTTTGAGCATCACATAATTACCAATTTTTGGAGCATTCACGTAGTCCATACCCTTTTTGGCTTCAAGTTCCTCATCTAAATTAACAACAAAtaattgaaataaataaataatatatgtATATAATTATTTGAGTATAAACTTGgtaaatataataaatattttatattgttGGCTATTCATATATTGCAATATAATTTCAAATTTTAAGTAATCAACTAACTTAATAGTATTATATGTAGGATTATTTATGATTGAAATTTTAAACTCATCTATACCAAGAGTTTATCAAAATTAAACTTTTTTTAAAGTTAAACAAATACATGCAAATTTTTCCATAAATTTTATTATAACTAATTAATATAACTATTATTAAATAAAGACAAATTATGGTATTTTCCTCCTTACTCATTTTTGGAGCATTCACATAATCCAGGCCCTTTTGTTCATCCAATTCCTCACCTAAATTAACACAAAAATAATTCAATTTAATTTATTCATAACAAGATAACTTAGAAAATAATTCCCATATATATCAAATTACTAAATAAGTATCACAAAACTTATAAAATGTTTATAAATAAAAATGACTCACCATAATTAAGAGATGACTCAGAGGGTCTATTATAAGCTAAAACTTGAGAAGAGAGAATCACAGAAACACCAAGAAGAAAGA containing:
- the LOC127079409 gene encoding nodulin-25, encoding MAYSNSYILFLLGVSVILSSQVLAYNRPSESSLNYGEELDEQKGLDYVNAPKMNEELEAKKGMDYVNAPKIVSYEMPLEDTTYVAYEMPLEHTSSSSAEINDGGLDYIKVPRTDEVIEEHSKDVDYVKAPKNVAYEMPLEHTSYSDINDEKFDNQKVLDFVKSPKTAAYEMPPESPTYPEINANLDEALNDQKGEDSLSAQKIDEKFDDNQKSIDSVESVNVPKIDEKFDDNQNGVDSVKASKIDEKLDDEKDVDSSKFSKIDETLNDQKGVDWVSFHARYPWIKKNSLTTGSRKLLLNHIANDQSA